Proteins from one Algicella marina genomic window:
- a CDS encoding YicC/YloC family endoribonuclease, producing MKSMTGYASVSGSATGLDWVWEARSVNARGLDIRVRVPEGAEALEADIRKAAPAVFSRGTVSVSLRVSGGEVEGGFTLNSDGVQSVLAAALSLEQSALQAGVNIAPLSLGDLLGHRMVVDHGRLADRLAKCRDTIAADIPGLLADLDAARAAEGDKLRAILAAQVAEMARLTEAAATTAEARAARAGDVLRARVQTLLHTTERADEARLQQELALLAVKSDVTEELDRLRAHIATAHELLAATVPIGRKLDFLMQEFNREANTLCSKAGAADLTAIGLDLKVVIDQMREQSANVE from the coding sequence ATGAAATCTATGACAGGCTATGCCAGTGTGTCCGGCAGTGCCACGGGCCTCGATTGGGTCTGGGAGGCCCGCAGCGTCAACGCCCGCGGTCTCGATATCCGCGTGCGCGTGCCGGAGGGGGCGGAGGCGCTGGAAGCCGACATCCGCAAGGCCGCGCCCGCCGTTTTCAGCCGCGGCACCGTCTCCGTCTCGCTGCGCGTCTCCGGTGGCGAAGTCGAAGGCGGCTTCACCCTGAACTCCGACGGCGTGCAGAGCGTGCTGGCCGCGGCCCTCTCGCTCGAACAGTCGGCCCTGCAGGCCGGCGTCAACATAGCGCCCCTTTCCCTCGGCGACCTGCTCGGCCACCGCATGGTTGTCGATCACGGGCGTCTGGCGGATCGGCTCGCCAAGTGCCGCGATACCATTGCCGCCGACATTCCCGGACTGCTCGCTGACCTGGATGCCGCCCGCGCGGCCGAAGGCGACAAGCTGCGCGCGATTCTCGCGGCCCAGGTCGCGGAAATGGCGCGTCTCACTGAAGCCGCAGCCACCACCGCCGAGGCCCGCGCCGCCCGCGCGGGCGACGTGCTGCGCGCCCGTGTTCAGACCCTGCTCCACACCACCGAACGCGCCGATGAGGCAAGGCTCCAGCAGGAACTGGCGCTCCTCGCCGTCAAGTCCGACGTAACGGAGGAACTGGACCGCCTGCGCGCCCATATTGCCACCGCCCACGAATTGCTGGCCGCGACCGTCCCCATCGGCCGGAAGCTCGATTTCCTGATGCAGGAATTCAACCGCGAGGCCAACACCCTCTGCTCAAAGGCCGGTGCCGCGGATCTCACCGCCATAGGGCTTGACCTCAAGGTCGTGATCGACCAGATGCGCGAGCAATCGGCGAACGTGGAGTGA
- a CDS encoding PAS domain-containing protein, whose amino-acid sequence MLRTQTMKSDILANLRQYWENLRNGRVAPYRAELDPRKFEDALEHMFILEQLNPNQLRVRLAGMSLCEMMGMEVRGMPPEAFMEASHRAAFTAHINTVLNSPAVIELELLGRGHDGQETKARMLMMPLRSDFGEVTRVLGCVVTDEKIVSSPANFSITGVKMATITESEGESRSMAAGFAEEADPYTAALPEGARLRTVETNAEVERTAPKRGHLRIVSSRD is encoded by the coding sequence GTGTTGAGAACCCAGACTATGAAATCGGATATTCTTGCCAACCTGAGACAGTACTGGGAGAACTTGCGGAACGGACGCGTCGCCCCCTACAGGGCGGAACTGGACCCGCGCAAATTCGAAGATGCGCTGGAACACATGTTCATTCTCGAACAACTCAACCCGAACCAGTTGCGAGTGCGGCTCGCGGGGATGTCGCTGTGCGAGATGATGGGCATGGAAGTTCGGGGCATGCCGCCGGAGGCGTTCATGGAAGCGTCGCACCGTGCAGCATTTACGGCGCATATCAACACGGTGCTGAACTCGCCGGCGGTGATCGAGTTGGAGCTCCTGGGCCGGGGCCATGACGGGCAGGAAACCAAGGCCCGGATGTTGATGATGCCGCTGCGCAGCGATTTCGGTGAGGTCACACGGGTATTGGGTTGCGTGGTGACGGATGAGAAAATCGTCTCGTCACCGGCGAATTTCTCCATCACCGGTGTAAAGATGGCGACGATCACCGAAAGCGAGGGCGAGAGCCGTTCGATGGCCGCAGGGTTTGCTGAGGAAGCCGACCCGTACACGGCGGCTCTTCCGGAAGGGGCACGCCTGCGGACCGTCGAGACCAACGCCGAGGTGGAGCGGACGGCGCCGAAACGCGGGCATCTGCGGATCGTATCGTCCCGCGACTGA
- a CDS encoding PQQ-dependent sugar dehydrogenase: MNLFRSISLAVIAAIVATALFVTSEAEAETVPVDGGEVEVTRMVTGLDEPWAIAFLPSGGLLITERDGRLLRVMEGSASLVSGVPEVAVLGQGGLLDVVLARDFATTRTLFISYAKPMQGGAGTALAAAELSADGSSLQNVRDIFTMNNGSGAGQHFGSRIVEAPDGKLFLTIGERGARELAQDKSRFNGKVVRINRDGSIPADNPFVGGDGLDAIWSLGHRNPQGAALDETGTLWTVEHGAQGGDEINRPEPGLNYGWPVISYGRHYSGGKIGQGTSAPGLEQPAHYWDPSIAPSGMMVYSGSLFPEWQGDIFVGSLKFNMISRLVRDGSEVTEAERLFQDRYTRIRDIREAPDGSIWFLSVGDGAAYRMTPAD, from the coding sequence ATGAACCTTTTCCGCTCGATTTCACTGGCAGTGATTGCCGCAATCGTTGCCACCGCGCTGTTCGTGACCAGCGAGGCCGAGGCCGAGACGGTCCCCGTAGACGGCGGTGAGGTCGAGGTCACCCGTATGGTCACAGGCCTCGACGAACCTTGGGCCATCGCCTTCCTGCCCTCCGGCGGTCTCCTGATAACGGAACGGGACGGTCGATTGCTGCGGGTGATGGAAGGCAGCGCTAGCCTCGTCTCCGGCGTCCCGGAAGTGGCGGTTCTGGGGCAGGGCGGTCTGCTCGATGTTGTTCTCGCCCGTGATTTTGCAACCACCCGCACACTCTTTATCTCCTATGCCAAGCCCATGCAGGGCGGTGCCGGCACGGCGCTGGCCGCTGCTGAACTTTCGGCTGATGGCTCCAGCCTGCAAAACGTCCGCGACATCTTCACGATGAACAACGGCTCCGGTGCCGGCCAGCATTTCGGGTCGCGTATTGTCGAGGCACCTGATGGCAAGCTCTTCCTTACCATCGGCGAACGTGGTGCCCGCGAGCTTGCGCAGGACAAGTCCCGGTTCAACGGCAAGGTTGTCCGCATCAACCGCGACGGCTCCATCCCGGCCGACAATCCTTTCGTCGGGGGCGACGGCCTCGACGCCATCTGGTCGCTCGGCCACCGCAATCCGCAGGGCGCGGCCCTCGACGAAACCGGAACCCTCTGGACGGTCGAGCACGGCGCGCAGGGGGGCGACGAGATCAACCGTCCAGAGCCCGGCCTGAACTACGGCTGGCCTGTCATCTCCTATGGGCGCCATTACTCCGGCGGCAAGATCGGGCAGGGCACCTCCGCCCCCGGGCTCGAACAGCCGGCACATTACTGGGATCCGTCCATCGCCCCCTCCGGCATGATGGTCTATTCCGGCAGCCTCTTCCCCGAGTGGCAGGGAGACATTTTCGTAGGGTCGCTCAAGTTCAACATGATCTCGCGGCTGGTACGTGACGGCAGCGAGGTGACGGAGGCCGAACGCCTGTTCCAGGATCGCTACACCCGCATTCGCGACATCCGCGAAGCCCCCGATGGCAGTATCTGGTTTCTCAGCGTCGGCGACGGCGCTGCCTACCGTATGACCCCGGCGGACTGA
- a CDS encoding acetyl-CoA C-acyltransferase: MEDPVVIAGAARTPMGGFQGALSGVTAAELGGVAIRSALERAGVAVADVDELLMGCVLPAGQGQAPARQAGFAAGLGEDVPATTLNKMCGSGMKAVMIAHDQVRLCAGKVVVAGGMESMTQAPYLLPKMRGGARLGHGAVVDHMFLDGLEDAYEKGRLMGSFAEDCAETYQFTREAQDGYALASLEAALAADSAPEIAAVTVAARKGDVDVLEDEQPKTARPEKIPMLKPAFREGGTVTAANSSSISDGAAALVLTRRSVAEARGLAIRAYLHGHASHAQAPGLFTTAPVPAARKVLDYVGWDAGDVDLWEVNEAFAVVPMAFMAEMGVPREKLNVLGGACALGHPIGASGARIIVTLLNALEQRGLRRGVAAICIGGGEGTAVAVELA; this comes from the coding sequence ATGGAAGATCCGGTTGTTATCGCGGGTGCGGCACGCACGCCCATGGGCGGCTTTCAGGGGGCGCTCTCGGGCGTGACGGCGGCCGAACTCGGCGGTGTCGCCATCCGCTCGGCCCTGGAGCGGGCGGGCGTGGCGGTTGCGGACGTGGACGAGTTGCTGATGGGCTGTGTGCTGCCAGCAGGCCAGGGGCAGGCCCCCGCGCGGCAGGCTGGGTTTGCCGCCGGACTGGGCGAGGATGTGCCGGCGACGACGCTGAACAAGATGTGCGGCTCGGGCATGAAGGCGGTGATGATCGCCCATGACCAGGTGCGGCTGTGTGCCGGGAAGGTCGTGGTCGCGGGCGGGATGGAGAGCATGACGCAAGCGCCCTATCTCTTGCCGAAGATGCGCGGCGGGGCAAGGCTGGGACACGGAGCAGTGGTCGACCACATGTTCCTCGATGGATTGGAAGATGCCTATGAAAAGGGGCGGCTTATGGGGAGTTTCGCGGAAGATTGCGCGGAGACTTACCAGTTCACACGCGAAGCGCAGGACGGGTATGCACTCGCTTCCCTTGAGGCGGCTCTTGCGGCTGATTCTGCGCCGGAGATAGCAGCGGTAACGGTTGCGGCGCGCAAGGGCGATGTAGACGTGCTTGAGGACGAACAACCGAAGACCGCACGCCCGGAGAAAATACCTATGCTGAAGCCTGCGTTTCGCGAAGGCGGGACGGTGACGGCGGCCAATTCCTCGTCTATCTCCGACGGCGCGGCGGCGCTGGTGCTGACACGTCGGAGCGTGGCAGAGGCACGGGGGCTGGCGATACGTGCCTACCTGCATGGCCATGCGAGCCATGCGCAGGCGCCGGGCCTGTTCACCACCGCGCCGGTGCCGGCGGCGCGGAAGGTGCTGGATTACGTGGGCTGGGACGCGGGCGATGTCGATTTGTGGGAAGTGAACGAGGCTTTCGCGGTGGTGCCGATGGCATTCATGGCAGAGATGGGCGTGCCGCGCGAGAAACTGAACGTTCTGGGCGGCGCCTGTGCACTGGGTCACCCGATCGGCGCCTCGGGAGCGCGGATCATCGTGACGCTGCTGAACGCGCTGGAGCAGCGCGGGCTGCGGCGCGGTGTGGCGGCGATCTGTATCGGCGGCGGCGAGGGCACGGCGGTAGCCGTGGAACTGGCATGA
- the gmk gene encoding guanylate kinase yields the protein MTRNGLLIILSSPSGAGKTTLSRRLLEADPNVAFSISATTRPPRPGEEEGVHYYFKEPQEFARMAAEGEMLEHAEVFGHHYGSPRLPVEAAVNEGRDILFDVDWQGGQQIKNSALGNQSVSIFILPPSIAALAARLKARGQDTAEVIGFRMKKSRDEISHWDSYDYVLVNEDLATCESELKAIIRAERLRREHSKAALNTFVQGLNAEFERGLA from the coding sequence ATAACGCGCAACGGTCTTCTGATCATCCTCTCGTCTCCTTCGGGCGCGGGCAAGACAACCCTGTCACGCCGCCTGCTGGAGGCCGATCCCAATGTCGCGTTCTCCATCTCCGCCACCACCCGTCCGCCCCGGCCGGGGGAGGAAGAGGGCGTCCACTACTACTTCAAGGAACCGCAGGAATTCGCCCGCATGGCCGCCGAGGGCGAGATGCTCGAACACGCGGAGGTGTTCGGCCATCATTACGGCTCCCCCCGCCTCCCGGTCGAGGCGGCGGTGAACGAGGGCCGCGACATCCTCTTCGATGTCGACTGGCAGGGCGGCCAGCAGATCAAGAACTCCGCCCTCGGCAATCAGTCCGTGTCCATCTTCATCCTCCCGCCGTCCATCGCCGCCCTCGCCGCGCGGCTCAAGGCCCGCGGCCAGGACACGGCCGAGGTGATCGGCTTTCGCATGAAGAAAAGCCGCGACGAGATCAGCCACTGGGATTCCTACGACTATGTGCTCGTCAACGAGGATCTCGCCACCTGCGAGAGCGAACTGAAGGCCATCATCCGCGCCGAACGCCTCCGCCGGGAACACAGCAAGGCCGCCCTGAACACCTTCGTCCAGGGCCTCAACGCCGAATTCGAAAGGGGGCTCGCATGA
- a CDS encoding copper resistance D family protein, which produces MTLLSVAVKFAAYAATLLAAGSALAVWSLSELNYETRSETRRVAVLAALAAAVFSALRLPLRAWFLTGGTLREAAEPTIFGLIINSPLGTSLEIRLAGLALILFLVTDGRAAQFIAATGAAIVAASFAFRGHSLGEPRLALGVLIWLHMLAVSFWIGGFHPLHRLALADAKQAGFAAREFGRIALVTVALLAVSGIALLYLFTGDPIAALATPYGRIFTLKLLAFAALMAIAAGNKLWLTPALLKGRPQAGSRLRRAIRLEVRIVAVILAVTAVFTTVTSPERPGEPAGMQMH; this is translated from the coding sequence ATGACCCTGCTGTCCGTGGCGGTCAAATTCGCCGCCTACGCGGCCACATTGCTGGCCGCCGGCAGTGCCCTCGCGGTCTGGAGCCTCTCCGAACTCAACTACGAAACCCGGTCGGAAACGCGCCGCGTCGCTGTCCTCGCGGCACTCGCCGCAGCGGTGTTTTCCGCTCTGCGCCTCCCGCTCCGCGCCTGGTTTCTCACCGGCGGCACATTGCGCGAAGCGGCGGAACCGACGATCTTCGGCCTGATCATCAACAGCCCTCTCGGCACCAGCCTCGAGATTCGCCTTGCCGGTCTCGCCCTCATCCTGTTTCTGGTCACCGATGGCCGCGCTGCCCAGTTCATCGCCGCCACTGGCGCCGCCATCGTCGCGGCTTCCTTTGCCTTTCGCGGGCATTCACTGGGGGAGCCGCGCCTCGCCCTCGGCGTGCTGATTTGGCTGCACATGCTCGCTGTGTCCTTCTGGATCGGCGGCTTCCATCCGCTCCACCGCCTCGCCCTCGCCGACGCGAAACAGGCAGGTTTTGCCGCCCGGGAATTCGGCCGCATCGCTCTTGTCACTGTCGCTCTGCTGGCGGTCTCCGGCATCGCTCTGCTCTACCTCTTCACCGGTGATCCCATTGCCGCACTGGCCACGCCCTACGGCCGCATCTTTACCCTGAAACTGCTTGCCTTCGCCGCCCTTATGGCCATCGCCGCCGGCAACAAGCTGTGGCTGACGCCCGCATTGCTGAAGGGTAGGCCGCAGGCCGGAAGCCGCCTGCGTCGCGCCATCCGGCTGGAGGTGCGCATCGTCGCCGTGATCCTCGCCGTCACGGCCGTCTTCACCACGGTCACATCGCCGGAACGCCCGGGCGAGCCCGCCGGCATGCAAATGCACTGA
- a CDS encoding gamma carbonic anhydrase family protein, whose protein sequence is MTGLFDLDGIAPHLPEDGDCWVAPGACLIGNVHLHTGASVWFNAVLRGDNEPITLGENSNIQDNSVLHTDPGYPLTIGREVTVGHRAMLHGCTVEDGALVGMGATVLNGARIGAGALIGANALITEGKEIPPGALVMGAPGKVIRILDEAAQAGLRETAARYVANMRRYRKGLSASMLKG, encoded by the coding sequence ATGACCGGATTGTTTGATCTCGACGGCATTGCCCCGCACCTGCCCGAGGATGGCGACTGCTGGGTCGCACCCGGCGCCTGCCTCATCGGCAACGTCCATCTGCACACCGGCGCGTCCGTCTGGTTCAATGCCGTCCTGCGCGGTGACAACGAACCGATCACGCTGGGCGAGAACTCGAATATCCAGGACAACTCGGTCCTCCACACCGATCCAGGCTACCCGCTCACCATCGGGCGCGAGGTCACAGTCGGCCACCGCGCCATGCTTCACGGCTGCACGGTCGAAGATGGCGCACTGGTCGGCATGGGCGCCACCGTCCTAAACGGTGCCCGCATCGGTGCCGGCGCACTGATCGGCGCCAACGCCCTGATCACCGAAGGCAAGGAAATCCCGCCCGGCGCCCTCGTCATGGGTGCGCCCGGCAAGGTGATCCGCATTCTCGACGAAGCCGCCCAGGCCGGCTTACGCGAAACCGCCGCCCGCTACGTCGCCAACATGCGCCGCTACCGCAAGGGTCTCAGCGCCTCGATGCTGAAGGGCTGA
- a CDS encoding GlxA family transcriptional regulator: MTEVEHKTERFAFLLLENFTLLAFSSAVEPLRLANFNSHGTLYSWRVLGENPELVSSSGGVRITPDAGLVELDRDETIIVVGGRDVKNSTTKAVLAWLRREHRKGMTVGAVCTGSHVLAKAGLLDGRRATIHWDNRDSFVEDYPEIELAQNVFVIDGNRITSSGGTAPSDMMLKLIADRHGSPLANTVADQMIHTSIRTDRDEQRLSIPTRIGVRHPKLSTVIHMMEGSIEEPVSPTQLAADVGMSTRQLERLFRRYLNRSPKRYYMELRLGRARNLLMQTDMSVINVALACGFASPSHFSKCYRAHFGTTPYRERGTQPAT; the protein is encoded by the coding sequence GTGACCGAAGTGGAACACAAGACGGAGCGGTTTGCTTTCCTGCTGCTGGAAAACTTCACGCTGCTTGCCTTTTCCAGCGCGGTCGAGCCACTGCGGCTGGCGAATTTCAATTCACATGGAACGCTGTATTCCTGGCGGGTGCTGGGCGAGAATCCGGAGCTCGTATCCAGTTCCGGCGGGGTACGGATCACGCCGGACGCCGGACTGGTGGAGTTGGACCGGGACGAGACGATCATTGTCGTCGGCGGGCGCGACGTGAAGAACTCAACGACCAAGGCGGTGCTGGCCTGGCTGCGGCGGGAGCATCGCAAGGGGATGACGGTGGGCGCCGTTTGCACCGGAAGCCACGTGCTGGCGAAGGCCGGGCTGCTGGACGGACGGCGGGCGACGATCCACTGGGACAATCGCGACAGTTTCGTCGAGGATTACCCGGAAATCGAACTGGCGCAGAATGTCTTTGTCATCGACGGCAATCGCATAACCTCCTCCGGCGGAACCGCACCGTCCGACATGATGCTGAAACTGATAGCGGACCGGCACGGCTCGCCTCTGGCCAATACGGTGGCGGATCAGATGATCCACACCTCGATCCGCACCGACCGGGACGAGCAACGGCTGTCGATCCCGACACGGATCGGCGTGCGGCATCCCAAGCTGTCGACCGTGATCCATATGATGGAAGGCAGTATCGAGGAGCCGGTTTCGCCGACGCAACTGGCTGCAGACGTGGGCATGTCTACCCGACAGTTGGAGCGGCTGTTCCGGCGCTATCTCAACCGCAGCCCCAAACGCTATTACATGGAACTGCGGTTGGGACGGGCGCGAAACCTGCTGATGCAAACGGACATGAGCGTGATCAATGTGGCGCTGGCCTGCGGCTTCGCATCGCCGTCGCATTTCTCGAAATGCTACAGGGCGCATTTCGGTACCACACCCTATCGTGAGCGGGGAACGCAGCCAGCAACCTGA
- the serB gene encoding phosphoserine phosphatase SerB → MPPRAVLTSAAGVGDAEAQWLAEAFSARPRRLSPTALVIPVDEAPEGLVAPSGCDLNILSGGFVPRLFIADMDSTMIEVECIDELADYAGVKPQVSDITERAMRGELDFEEALRERVSLLKGLPVSVLQECYNQRITFSPGAAALLAGLRGAGVETALVSGGFTFFSERVAAELGFHSHQANSLEVDNGHLTGRVTPPILGRAAKEEALRRISERLGISPFQAVAIGDGANDLAMIGAAGLGIAYKAKPAVAAEADVRLDHSDLSAVLALIGVALP, encoded by the coding sequence GTGCCACCCCGGGCCGTCCTTACCTCGGCCGCAGGGGTCGGAGACGCAGAGGCGCAATGGCTGGCGGAGGCTTTCTCCGCCCGCCCGCGCCGCCTGTCACCCACCGCACTGGTGATTCCGGTGGACGAAGCCCCCGAGGGCCTCGTCGCGCCATCGGGGTGCGATCTCAACATTCTTTCCGGCGGTTTCGTGCCCCGGCTTTTCATCGCCGACATGGACAGCACCATGATCGAGGTGGAATGCATCGACGAACTCGCCGATTACGCCGGCGTCAAGCCACAGGTCTCCGACATCACCGAACGGGCGATGCGCGGCGAACTCGATTTCGAGGAAGCACTTCGCGAACGGGTGTCGCTGCTCAAGGGGCTGCCGGTTTCTGTTCTGCAGGAATGCTACAATCAGCGCATCACCTTCAGTCCCGGCGCCGCTGCCTTGCTTGCGGGCTTGCGCGGGGCAGGGGTCGAAACCGCACTCGTTTCCGGCGGGTTCACGTTTTTCTCGGAGCGGGTGGCAGCTGAACTTGGCTTCCACAGCCACCAGGCCAACTCGCTTGAGGTCGACAACGGCCATCTCACCGGCCGCGTCACCCCGCCGATCCTCGGGCGCGCCGCCAAGGAAGAGGCGTTGCGCCGTATCTCCGAGCGTCTCGGCATCAGCCCGTTCCAGGCTGTGGCCATCGGCGATGGCGCCAACGATCTCGCGATGATCGGCGCCGCCGGTCTCGGCATCGCCTACAAGGCCAAGCCGGCTGTCGCCGCAGAAGCCGATGTCCGCCTCGATCACTCGGACCTGAGCGCTGTACTCGCCCTGATCGGAGTGGCGCTGCCCTAG
- a CDS encoding SDR family NAD(P)-dependent oxidoreductase, with product MKIAGCAAVVSGGASGLGAATARALAERGATVTVLDLNRDAGEAVADEIGGLFVATDVTDGTAVSAALAKAAEAHGVARIAVSCAGIAPGAKTVDREGKPHDPDVFAKVMAVNLMGTFNLATQAAAGMVALEPEGEDGERGVIVNTASIAAYEGQIGQIGYAASKGAVAAMTLPMARDLHRQGIRVCAIAPGMFETPMVEGLPTEVRESLGAAVPFPPRLGKPSEFARLVLEIAENPMLNGTVMRLDGAIRLAPR from the coding sequence ATGAAAATCGCGGGCTGCGCGGCCGTCGTCTCCGGCGGGGCATCGGGGCTGGGCGCGGCAACGGCGCGGGCGCTGGCCGAGAGGGGCGCCACGGTGACGGTTCTGGACCTGAACCGCGATGCGGGTGAGGCGGTGGCCGACGAGATCGGCGGCCTGTTCGTGGCCACAGACGTGACTGACGGAACAGCGGTGAGCGCGGCGCTGGCCAAGGCGGCGGAGGCCCACGGCGTGGCCCGGATCGCCGTTTCCTGCGCAGGCATCGCGCCCGGGGCGAAGACGGTTGACCGGGAGGGCAAGCCGCACGATCCCGACGTGTTCGCGAAGGTGATGGCGGTAAACCTGATGGGCACGTTCAACCTGGCGACACAGGCGGCGGCAGGAATGGTGGCGCTGGAGCCTGAGGGCGAGGATGGGGAGCGCGGGGTGATCGTCAATACCGCCTCGATTGCCGCCTACGAGGGACAGATCGGCCAGATCGGTTATGCCGCCAGCAAGGGTGCGGTGGCGGCCATGACGCTGCCAATGGCCCGCGACCTGCACCGGCAGGGTATCCGCGTTTGTGCGATTGCGCCGGGGATGTTCGAGACGCCGATGGTGGAAGGGCTGCCGACGGAGGTGCGCGAAAGCCTCGGCGCGGCGGTGCCGTTTCCGCCACGATTGGGCAAGCCTTCCGAGTTCGCACGGTTGGTGCTGGAAATCGCGGAAAACCCGATGCTGAACGGCACGGTGATGCGGTTGGACGGGGCGATACGGCTGGCGCCCCGCTAG
- a CDS encoding copper resistance CopC family protein, with the protein MLKPLRRRTALLALAFCLAVPAFAHSKKEASSPADGATLSAAPEVITLTFDKPTTVTSIRLTGSDGTDHEVERRSPLTPATTFEATPAAIPAGSYIIEWRGLAEDGHPLQGTVSFSIQ; encoded by the coding sequence TTGCTCAAGCCACTCAGACGCCGCACCGCCCTGCTGGCTCTCGCCTTCTGCCTCGCGGTGCCCGCCTTTGCCCATTCGAAGAAGGAGGCAAGCAGTCCCGCCGATGGCGCTACGCTTTCCGCTGCGCCGGAGGTCATCACCCTGACTTTCGACAAGCCCACCACGGTCACCTCCATTCGCCTGACCGGCAGCGACGGCACAGACCACGAGGTTGAACGGCGCTCCCCCCTCACTCCCGCAACCACGTTCGAGGCCACGCCCGCCGCCATCCCCGCCGGCAGCTACATCATCGAATGGCGTGGCCTTGCCGAGGATGGCCACCCGCTTCAGGGCACGGTCAGCTTCAGCATCCAGTAG
- a CDS encoding class II 3-deoxy-7-phosphoheptulonate synthase, protein MTAQWQKTEWRAKERVQMPDYTDAEALAAVEKRLSSYPPLVFAGEARKLTRALGEVAEGRGFLLQGGDCAESFEEFSADLIRDTYKVMLQMAVVLTFGAKLPVVKIGRMAGQFAKPRSAPTEVKDGVELPSYRGDIINDIGFSAESRIPDPNRMLQAYTQAAASLNLLRAFSQGGFADIARVHSWTLDFAKDMPGFERYDALANRISESLDFMEAAGVTGETADTLHRVDFYTSHEALLLEYEEALCRVDSTSGLPVAGSGHMIWIGDRTRQPDGAHVAFCRGVQNPIGLKCGPSISTDDLKRLIDTLNPDNIPGRLTLINRFGAGKVGDHMPKLIRAVQEEGRKVVWSCDPMHGNTIKAASGYKTRPFESVLREVREFFQIHAAEGSYPGGVHFEMTGKDVTECTGGVRDVTDGDLSDRYHTACDPRLNASQSLELAFLVAEELDQRRRTRAQAAE, encoded by the coding sequence ATGACAGCTCAGTGGCAGAAGACTGAATGGCGCGCGAAGGAACGGGTCCAGATGCCCGATTATACCGACGCGGAAGCCCTTGCCGCCGTGGAGAAACGCCTGTCCAGCTATCCGCCCCTCGTTTTTGCAGGGGAGGCGCGCAAGCTTACACGCGCTCTCGGCGAAGTCGCGGAAGGCCGTGGATTCCTTCTTCAGGGCGGCGATTGCGCTGAAAGTTTTGAGGAATTTTCCGCCGACCTGATCCGCGACACCTACAAGGTGATGCTGCAGATGGCCGTGGTCCTGACCTTCGGCGCCAAGCTGCCAGTGGTCAAGATCGGCCGCATGGCCGGCCAGTTTGCCAAGCCCCGCTCCGCCCCGACAGAGGTGAAGGATGGCGTCGAACTGCCCAGCTACCGGGGCGACATCATCAACGATATCGGCTTCTCCGCCGAATCGCGCATTCCGGATCCGAACCGGATGCTTCAGGCCTACACGCAGGCCGCGGCCTCGCTGAACCTGCTGCGCGCCTTCAGCCAGGGCGGTTTCGCCGACATCGCCCGTGTCCACTCGTGGACGCTGGACTTTGCCAAGGACATGCCGGGGTTCGAGCGTTACGACGCGCTCGCCAACCGCATCTCCGAGTCGCTCGACTTCATGGAGGCCGCGGGCGTCACCGGCGAGACGGCGGACACCCTTCACCGCGTCGATTTCTACACCAGCCATGAAGCATTGTTGCTGGAGTACGAAGAGGCGCTCTGCCGCGTGGACAGCACCTCCGGCCTGCCCGTCGCCGGCTCCGGCCACATGATCTGGATCGGTGACCGCACCCGCCAGCCTGATGGCGCGCATGTCGCCTTCTGCCGCGGCGTGCAGAACCCGATCGGCCTCAAATGCGGCCCGTCGATCAGCACCGACGACCTGAAAAGGCTGATCGACACCCTGAACCCGGACAACATCCCGGGTCGTTTGACGCTCATCAACCGTTTTGGCGCAGGCAAGGTCGGCGATCACATGCCGAAGCTGATCCGGGCGGTGCAGGAAGAAGGCCGCAAGGTCGTTTGGTCCTGCGACCCGATGCACGGCAACACCATCAAGGCGGCCTCCGGCTACAAGACCCGCCCGTTCGAAAGCGTGCTGCGCGAAGTTCGCGAGTTCTTCCAGATCCATGCGGCCGAGGGCAGCTATCCCGGCGGCGTGCATTTCGAGATGACGGGCAAGGATGTCACCGAATGCACCGGCGGTGTGCGCGATGTGACCGATGGCGATCTTTCCGACCGTTACCACACCGCCTGCGATCCGCGCCTCAACGCCAGCCAGTCGCTGGAGCTTGCATTCCTCGTCGCCGAGGAACTGGACCAGCGCCGCCGCACCCGGGCGCAAGCGGCGGAGTAA